ttattatatatttattatgttagtttttatttatttttattattatgttagtttttatttatttttgttatgttagtctttattttagtttaacttagtttattttatttaagttttaagttaattaattttgaaaactttttgaaaaaaaatatttgatattttagagtaaactgttcgtttatgaatgcttggtaaattatattctaacaagttgatttgctaagttaattagagttactttaatctctagtatgctctatgaattttgatttactctatttttacttaagtttgtttataaagtttgccatcatcaaaaagggggaatttgttggcctcttaaggttttgatgatgactttacttttaaataaacaaacatattttagagattgttttgtaggtacatatccgatttaatgtgaatcgttgatgaagcctatgacttgattcgtggaagctgtacatgtctcaaatatccaagaagttgggcaatggctctggaaaacagtttactgttcctaggagttgaagttctgacgaaggttgtagatggagacagtacgctgttcctcacgatgcaggtctgaagaatagcatcgactgaaaaattgcgaattatttattttctgtttttaagttgatgtaatggtttagaattaatttaattgcttaaattaattagtaagttaattggcaaatctatttttaggttttctaaaaatagcccaagactttttcttaattagatttagatctcctattttttaggatcttatgttttaaattcctatgctatttttagcataaggaaactgatttttctttgagcaaataacagccggacacgcataattccaccaccttttgttttgagaacgtgggggtagtggaggtatgtgtgagatagtggacgttatgcttatggtaactgctggctgttccctctataaatagaagggactttgctcgaatcaaaaatcaatccttttaggattcaagagtgtccattaaagggagatcatcttaagaaaaatatttttagttttccaatgccaattaatttattatatttttcttaagtaattattttaattcttatcctcttgagaaatggccttgtaaagggtatttgagtgttttgttgtaattagacttatgggaagtctaagggaatagagaatagaatcgagagaagaaaaagagaaggagagaagagaagagaagagaagagaagagaagtaggcctaagtagagaagctttgagtaaagcgtttagagaattgagaagcttcaagtgaagcaaaacattgttttgtgtaattgtaactaattgccttaacatagtgagaattttgaaatcccggggggtcttggtttttccttcttattaggccaagaaggtttccacgtaaaaatccttgtcttcttttattattcttttcgtttttaagtttaagtttttgttctatacttattataattccgcaaaaattagaagcaaaaaatcttaaacctactacacaacaattcaccccccctcttgttgcattcgatcatccattagtattccTACATGACCTTTCTTTACCCTATCTGAATCTaagtattattggaagataccacaatacctaagccgggggccctttagaaTCCCGAGTCCCTTTAcacttgtagcgcgataacccacacctaggacactcttctaagttctcattttcattccgatacaacacacaatcattcggacacgcatgaatcttctggtactctaagccgaaaggacacacgagctttttggcataatatgtcgactttggaagtttatTTCCCTCAgaaagcatctcacctaactcttctaataacattgtgaaactagcgtcactcaaattgaactttgacttaatgttgaaaattgtcaacactgctgttagtttggtgaactttgtacatccggggtacaaaggcttttgagaagcctctgtcaacaagtcaaaaacacgaggacgttttcctaactcatcctcgactccctccatcatctcatcaacacgatccacatcctcatcgacattctcttcatctatctcatacccatcaacatgatctactacatcctcattgacatcggccacattattaacgtcctcaacaacacttttctctttgtaaactccctcctcaccatgccaaacccaaacatgatatcgaggcctaaacccacgtcgaagtatgtgctccctaaggatatcaacactatctacctttgatacattgccacagctgacacatgggcaataaaaaccaactcctcccgtcctaacttgatgttcaaccgcaatactacaaaattctaatacgccatcaataaattccgatcattcaatgcttccatacatccaagaacgatcttttgtcatcctaattagtgtgattagttgatcaaaaacaaaattaatgcacaacttttaaacatatatacttatttctaacaaacatatttaaccctaaaaaaatatatacttatttataccaaatctatttaaccctaaatatacatacttcatattctaattctatacttcatacttcaatattaagcactacattgtaaataaaatcatattctaattctaatagttaaagacataactataacaacaaaccacatttttaacaaattacacaaatatttaacaaactaataacataaacttgaataatgtaaaattcacaaatagtaaaatttttCTCAAATAGTATCCAGATTTGGCATAGTAGCatacaagcaaaagcaaaacagtacatatcatttgcaaataacaattcaaacaaaaattcactaaattactaaattacatgttaaacaataaagatatgaacttgcaaattagtaaaataaatataattaccttgatttcgtgggttatgttatctacaacgaaaaacagagaaacagaattagtatatatacaaacggttgccataatttttgagttttttcatgaatatcttgcaaaacttaaatgctttacaaattaaaaggagaaaaaataccttaatgtcttGGGTTTTTAAGATGAGCAtgaccaaagtattaaattttgtgggtttatgaaccaagaagatgaagaactttgaagaaactgttaacacacagcgtttttcgagtttgcagatgaagatgaagaactttgaagaagaaggttgttacgtttgtgaagatgaagaaaaggaacgaagcagatgaagatgaagatgaagatgaagcattTTTCAATGGGTTAGAGAGAACGAAGCAAAGTGTAGTGTACGTTGTAgtcgagttttgtgaaaaaagaaatggcggGTTTTAATGCTACTGTATACAGCTGtacattataatattattagtccaacggttatttgctgcagGCCCTAGTCAaacgcagcaattaatgctacTCATCTGTATTTTAATTTGCTGTAACGGTATTTGCTGCGGGGCCCTCgataaccggagcaattaaggtatttgtgaagggttatttgctgcggtccctagcaaaaccgcagcaattaatattGATACTGTGTATTTTCTGCGGTCacaccttaaaaccgcagcaattaattgattttttttccaattctttttcctatttattgctgtgAATAtacaaaaatcgcagcaaatgatacgcagcaaatacgtttttttccactagtgtcagGTGACCATAATTGCTTTCTAACTCTATATTCAGCTACTACGAACTAAGGTAAAAGGTTACAATCAGATCATTAACAGAGATCAACACAAAATAGACAAATagataaaataagtaaataagtaaataaataattaattaaatgaaagaAAGATAGAACACCACTAAGTATGAAAACAATCCTTTCAAAGCTATGAGAACACTCCAAGATATGATAACAGTAAGTGCATATACAAAATACAACCAAAAAAAGATCTTCCAAAACCAAAACACCAAACAATATTAAAAGTAAGcaactaaaaaaaacaaacactaAATAGATAGAGTTAAGCAAGAGATGCACAAAAATTACTTAGAGAACTAGTACACGAATAAGAAGATGAATTTGTCTATGCATCATTTGACTACATATTTATGCACATCTAAATCTAAGTGATCTCATCTTTATCCTTGAGTTGTTTATAATGCCATTTTAATCATTTTCCTAACACTTTTGCTCCGTTTGACAATGTGTATTAAATGGTGgaattaataatgaaaaattagtgtaatattGATTGAAATATCtcttattaaatttaatgtttgttCCTCTTTGAATAATATCATTTGAAAATGTAGTATTCgatggtaataaaaaattataaaacaaaaaattttataatcaaagttttattaccatGAAAATGACATGGTACACATCATGACAATTTACACTAGAGAATCATTTTCAACAGTGTTATGTTGCTATGAAATGGATTCCTAATTATTGTACTACTCATCATCTAAGTCTTTTAATTAGGATAATGTTGTTTATCACAACATTTGTTAGTTAGGAAAGAATAACCCTAAATCCCCAAAATATCCCATTAGCTAGCCTAGTAGTaggtttaaaaaatattttaaagctAAGAACTTAAATTTTCGGTGAAAGTTCAGAGTAAGGTTTGGACTTTTCACAAAACTAATCAAACTGTATTTAATATGAATGTCAATTTTTCAGTCAAAATCCAAATCTTATTTGTTCAGTCACCAAACCGCATCAAACCGAATTTTATTGGAGTAAACCGGATTCAAACTGCCAAACCGAATTAGGTATACCAAATTTTACTTGCTTACGCCGAATTAGCCAGCTTAGaccaaattatgaaaatattaggTATTAGCTTAATTTTCAAGTTGAAAGTAGACATAAGTTTGCAAAATACCAAGTTTAcaacaattaattaaaataaatccaaattttcaaatacaattaaaACATTAGCTATTTAACAAGTACTTAGATAAAAGATTTTCAAATTACGCAAGACGTACATTAAATAAATTTGAACATGAACATCCTCTTTTTCTATCATTCGCTTTCTATGAACATCCCTTTTTAGGTTGTTGAAGACTTAAGGTATCTGACTTCAGTATCAGAATCAGATCATCAATTGCTGAAATACAAATTTGGAAGCAAACAAACATCAATCAGAACAAAAGTCAACTTCCAATTCAATATAATGTGAAATGCATGTAGAAATTAacacaaaaaggaaaaaaacattGATTAACAAAACAGGAAAAataatacacaaaaaaaaaaaaaacaaatatgacaaaataaagattaaacaatgaaaatccttaaaaaaaaaacataataaaaacaaagagattaaaaatataagaaaaaaacaaaagaaaaacatagAAGTAAATCACTAAAAAGACATACAAACAACGTAAAAATTAAACCTAAACAGAGGCGAAACTTAAGTGGGGGCGGGTAGGGATCTCGCCCCCCTCAATTCctagcatttaagttttgcaacaATATCATGATGCTTTTAGCTCATGAAAATAAAGTGGCACATTTAATATATTTCATGTACTATTAAATCTAAAATGTTGATCAATGGTAATAAAGTAAAGTACTCCATGTTAAGATTGATACTCTctcatatttactttttaaatattatttaatacaCTTATTCTAtacttaatatctttaattataaataacgaaaaattataaaagtggATGTTAATAATCCTTTCATTAGTAaggaatcaaacaagatcctgtttgactatatttcaacttttaaattaagagaaaaatacGTATTAAGAGTATTAAAATGTGAATAATGTCCAAAAAGTAAAAGTGACTTGTTTactaaataggagggagtatatacaTATTccttagtatttttatttatatatgtgataatcattgatcaatttgcattaaattctattttaaaaaaaagtggaGTAacttatatgtaaatatatacttattcaCTTTCTACCCATACCCGCAATGGAAACAACAAGATTGCATAGTACTCTCTTGGCTCATCACTAATATTGGGTGCGATCTTGTTAACCAATTTGTCGACCACACCACCTCTTGGGATTTATGAAAAGGGCTTAAAACCCTATTAAATAGTGGACGGGATGAACTTCAAATATTTGATTTGAGTACTAAAGCGACATCCCTCAAACAGAATCACGATTCTTTAGAAGTTTTCTATGGGAATCTCCAAACTTTATGAAGGGTCATTGATCGTCGAATGCCTAATTTATAGGAAGGCAACACAAACCCTCAAGACCCGCGTGCCCCAATTCGGGTGCCCAGGGGTCCGCGTTCCTCACCCGAATCCGTTTCCCTCATCTTCTTCTACATACCCTAATATTGTAACCCAATTAAATCCACAATCCGAAATAAATAAACACAACCAAAATCTTTCAAACTCTTGGATTTTTGATTGCGGGGCAACCAAGTCTATGACTTTTGACCCTCGTGATCTTTTATCTCATGACCCCACCAACTATACTCATATTAAACTTGCCAATGGTGACCATGTTCATGTGGATTGTGAAGGCCCGATTGATATTTCATCGTCTCTTAAATTAAAACACGACCTTTTGATCCCTATTTTGTCATATAAATTCCTATCAATTAGTCAACTCACCAAGGTACTTAACTGTACGGTTCTCATGACCGCTCATGGCTGTGTTGTGCAGGATGCCCAGATCCAGAAGATCATATGTTATGGTACTGAAAATGGCGGATTGTACTACTTAGATAATGCTATCTTGGTTCTCAGGAGGAGTTAGCTCTTTTCGGAGCAAAGTGTGATGAAGTTTTCAAGACAAGTTTGATTTCGATCATCCTGAGAccaaacttgagggggagtgtaagAAATTAAGGAACAAAATAAACTTTGATATCtctttattttaggaaatattATGTTAGaatattatctttttattttagaaatttaagATATTGcgttattttaatttctatgtTTAAGCTCTTAATCTTTGTATAAATAGGGGTGTTATTCCtctaattatgaataaaaaaacaaagtatCCAACTCTTAATTTCTACATGtacaagataaaaaaaacacaaaaaacttaatttaaatcgaaaaaagaacaaaataacATTTATAAGTCAGTAGACTAACCTGAAGagtaaaaaaactaaaattccaAGGTGAAGATGAAGAGATTGGAAGAAGAAAGCGTTACGTTAGGGGAGAAAGACATTGAATGGgaggaagaatgaaagattaaaaaATGGATGAGTTAAAGAGAGGAATAGGGTTAGGTTAGTGGGGATTAGGGACGGCGGGTAGGGTTAGGATTTAGGAAAAGGTAATGGTGTAGTTTGGGCCTaaactataaattaaataggATTCTTCCTAACCCCTGAACCATGGGGTGAGTAGGCAGGTTGCATGACATATAGAGGAACATAGATCTTGTGGCCGATAGCAAAAGTGGAGCAAGATTTTGTAATGGAATTTAACCTTTCTACTCAAATACTGAAATACTGGGTATTAGTCctgaaaaatttatttatacgCTCGTAAAAAAGTAGGACGGAAAAATTATGCGAACAATAGAAAAAAAAGTATGTTTATTTAATTAGGCTTCTTTCTTTCATGAAGAAGTTACAATATTGATTGAAGTTGCTTTTTTGTTATGACAGATTTGCTCCGAAAAGCTGCTGAGCAATCTTGGGTTTTGTTAGGCgaattgtatatgtatatagatgaACGGGGGTGTGAATTGCAGCACTTAGTTGGCTGTAATTTGGCGGATAGAACAAAACTATCTGTGTCTCCTAGATAATGTGTTATGTATGATTGTAACAATTATCTGCGGATTGCATGAATTATTCATAAGCTGCAAATCCATAAGTGTATTAGGCAAATGTATTAGACCAGTGACTGGACTTGAAACTGGGCATCTAAATTTTGTATTGATGTTTCCCCTACTGCCCATTATGAAAATTATCTGAATAGCAAGTTTCTGCCTCATCTGATCAACATTACATTGTATGAACTTTAATGTCATTATTTGTCTTCCGTCTAGATGAGAGTGGAGGAGGTTGTTTGAGATGACTCTTGGTGCATGTTTGGTTTGCGAATTGAGAAAAtcgaatttttttaattttgtccgGAATCCGAAGGAAGGAAATGACATGTAATTTATGTAAATATACATAAAAACGCACATGATATAATCATAGTTTTATGAATATGGACTTTCAATGACAACTATATCTTGTTTGATGAAGTTGCTAAGAGAAACGATATGAACAAAAAAGACGCAAGATACTTAGTTCAAGAGATTTACACAATGAGAAACGACACGAACAAGAAGAATCTTTTTACTTTGATCATTACTTAGAGATTTACACAAAGAGAACCGACATGAACAAGAGACTTTCTACTTTGTTCATTAAATTAAGAGGTTTGCCCTTGGATACATGACACGAACAAGAAGAGACTTGTTGCCTGATGAGAAGCAAATGTCTCATCTTGCAATGAAATATCTTAAAAGAGTTTTATATTTCGCAAAATCATGGACAATTGTTCttgttttttataaaatgtcATATCGCTTGACTCTACAATCAAACTAATATGTATAGTATTTTAGCTAAATAAAATAGAACTCGTGGGTTATATTGTGTTCTgcattaaaaagttaaatttcaAACTTCTTTTATCGGTTATTGACTTTTAAATATTAGTTGACTTATAATTACATTTCATTTGGGTTTTGATATACAATTGGTTAGTGGATCCTCTCTCTATTCCTTGAAATTTAACttactttaattttattgtttctTTCACTTCGCAACAATTTCAATTTTAGTTATTATCTCATTTTCTCtttatgccaggaaggtcaaccactgaggcaattcatgttttgaggagattgatggagaaatatagggaaCGAAAGAAAgatttgcatatggtgttcattgacttggagaaagcgtatgatagcataccacgacgtgtTATCTAGGATAGCCTCAAAGCTAGAGGTATTTCTCCAGTGTATATTGAGGTcatacgggatatgtatgacagcGTTTCGACTAGCATTCAAACACCGGCAAGGATAACAGAGCCGTTTCCAGttaaagtgggactacatcagggatcggctCTAAACCCTTTCATCTTTACTGTcataatggaagagatttctaaatctatttgggaggcGGTGCCGTGGTGCACAATATTCGCggacgacatagtgctggtagcagaaaccAGAGAGAAGGTTAGTAACAAATTGggtgagtggagggaagctttaaaaGGTAAAGGTTTGTGCATCAGCCATACGAAAACCGAGTATTTGCGATGTGACTTTAGTAGAACATCACTGGTAGGTTAAACAGAGGTGTCCATCGATAATACAGTAGTTAAGAGTACAACTAGGTACAAATATTTAGGAtggatcattcaaagggatggggagattgacggggaTATAAATCACCGTATATAGGggggttggcttaagtggcgagcagccaccgcagtgttatgtgataggaatttcccaagcaagttaaaaggaaaattctaccggacggcaatcagacctgctttGCTATATGAGATcaaatgttggcctgtaaagaagattttcgaaCATAAAATGAAAGTTACAGAATGTGTATGctaaggtggatgtgtgggcacacttTGATGGatagaattaggaaccaagagtttagggacaaactaggggtagcccctatatctGGAAAAATACGAGAGAATAGACtgaggtggtttggtcatgtgcagaGGAAGACTTTCGatgcccctgtgaggagggtagaaagcattatagtagatggtaagaggagtcgaggtaGACCAAAGCGAACTTGGGATGAACAAATAAGAGTAGACTTGCaggagttaaacctctctgcggacctgactagggataggagcagttggagaCATCATATCCACGTCTTAGACTTCTGATGTCCGTCCTTTGACCTCTTAGTGCCCTCAACCCCTTGCCCTTGCCGTTTCCttttttttagttctttgttctcTTTTGTAGCGGTCTTTCTGTCTATAGGCCTTCAAGTTGTCTTGCTCGTGTTTTtcgcgtctctttatctttctcgagtcgggggactcctttggccgtgctctcctttatgggtatgagttgctgccatccttccctccccagacccttgCCTTAGCTTTCtaagagcgggatatactgagttggatgatgatgatgatgatctcattttctctttatttCTAATGTGATATCAACCATATAGTACTCCatctattaactttattttccaattaaaaaataataaaaagacgtaaaatttaaggaaaaatttagAAGGGTGTTTTCTTAGAATATCCctaatatgttaaaaatcaaactataggagattatatgacaaaaaaaaattggtaaattagttaataaactaaaattggtattattatagcgAAAAACCTCCTAAATTGgtgttattcatgattaattaaaaattagtattatcgTATGGAAATAAcgaaaagttgtattattcaccgcaatttttccaaatttaaatgaacaccattttcaatatttaaataaacattgatcattgattattaactttaaatatatgaaactatgtatttataaaatttattttattaaaatatttatcactttattagaataactaataagatgattgaatatgagtcgatcatttCTATATAAAAatttggttcaggtttacaatagttcgatctaaacttcgttcggattaagtcggttttagctgGATCGAtttcggtttcgagcatgattcgggacggatatgactcgggtcggtcattattaggttcgagtaatctcggttaacagtTATGTATCGGTTACGAAAATCGGTTACGGCTCGGGTTtagttttcccattttcggttgtcaaccggttcgggtataacttcggttcgggtaatgtcgtttcgataaacctaaaaaatgaACACATTTTCGAAtcggtttactttcgatttTGATTCGGATTTTCGGATCGGGTcagttttgaacagctctagtaaTAAAGAGGTACAATTATACATCTACATTCCTATCTCTTCTTCAACAGTCATTAATTTACTCACTATCACAATCCTCCTTACAGCCCTTCGTGAACACTCATTACAACCCTTATTCAATCCGCATCACTAAAGCCCGTTTACAACCCGTTCTATTTTCAACCCGACCCTttttaaacccttaaaattaagGGTTGGGCCTCCAACAGGCCGCTGACCCGTTGCACAGCTCTGATCACCGTCATCAACTGATGTCCAGGTATTGGACTCGTTTTCTTTCCGTCCTAATTTTTGTATCTCTCCTCACTTGTCTTCCAATTTTCTTGATTTCCGCTGTTGTATTTGCTTCGTTGTTTCTGAGGTATTCTCTTCATCATCTCCTTTTATTTTTGGGATCAGGggtttttctttaattctcttTTCTTATTCCATTTTTCATAAAGATTATCCacattattttttgaatttttctgGGTTCTTATTTGATTGAATCCTGTGTAAAATTTATTGGCTCCCTTTGATTTTTcacacaaaaaattatattataagagggttatatttttgttgaatttttgcTAGTTTAGCCAAGTTCTTATTTTAGGGATTTAATTTTAGTGTTAAAGAGGGTTAGGAACATCATTTTATGGCATTTGAATGCCCAAATACTTCGGAGGATTGTTTATCAGAAAAACTATTGAATTCTGTTGTTGTTCATAATAATCCATTGGAAGAACAATCTGCTTGTTTGCAATTTGGTAAAACATCTGTTAATTGTGGAAAGAAAAGATCTTTTTGGAGAAAAAAGGTTGAGGGGTGTGAATCATTGGTACCCAGATTAGAATTTGGTAGTGATAAGATTGTTGGAGTGTCAAAATTGGTGACAGTTGATGAAGGGCATACCACGGCTTGTCGTGGGTCATTTTATGACCTTCCTCCGGTGTTGGTTGGTGAGATTCTCAATTGTTTGGACCCAAAAGAGCTAGGGATTGTGTCATGTGTTTCAACTAACCTTTGTAAGATTGCATCTGATCATTCTGTATGGAAGGATTTTTATTGTGAGAGATGGGGTTTTCCTGTAGCAAAGCCTTTGAATACCGGTTTATCCGATGAGAAGTCGTGGAAGCAATTGTTTGTGGAGAGGGAATTTAGGAGTAAAACCTTTTTAGGGCAGTATAGACCTGATTTTTTGACTGGCCATAAGGAAGCGGTTCGTACTGTCTTCCTGCTGGTCTCGTTGAAGCTTGTGTTTACTGCTGGGTATGATTCTGTTGTCCGGATTTGGGATATGGaagaaggtttgttggtggatTCATCGAGGCCTCTTGGTTGCACGATCCGTGCTGTTGCTGCTGATACTAAATTGCTGGCGGCTGGGGGGACGAATGGTTTTATCCAATGTTGGAAAGCTGTCGAGGGAGTGTCACATTTGTTTGACCTAAAGGGTTCTCATTGCCAAAACTCAGAGTTTCGACTATGGGAGCACGAGGGACCCGTGACTTCTCTTGCGTTGGATCTTACTAGGATTTATAGTGGATCATGGGATATGACTGTGCGGATATGGGATCGTGTGCAATTGACTTGTGTTATGGTCTTAAGGCATAGTGATTGGGTATGGAGCATTACACCTTATGACACTACCATAGCTAGCACATCAGGTTCTGATGTTTATATCTGGGATACAACTCATGGAACTCTGGCTGGAATCATTCCTCAAGCTCATGAGGGAAACACGTATGCC
The Amaranthus tricolor cultivar Red isolate AtriRed21 chromosome 11, ASM2621246v1, whole genome shotgun sequence DNA segment above includes these coding regions:
- the LOC130826849 gene encoding F-box/WD-40 repeat-containing protein At5g21040-like, which codes for MAFECPNTSEDCLSEKLLNSVVVHNNPLEEQSACLQFGKTSVNCGKKRSFWRKKVEGCESLVPRLEFGSDKIVGVSKLVTVDEGHTTACRGSFYDLPPVLVGEILNCLDPKELGIVSCVSTNLCKIASDHSVWKDFYCERWGFPVAKPLNTGLSDEKSWKQLFVEREFRSKTFLGQYRPDFLTGHKEAVRTVFLLVSLKLVFTAGYDSVVRIWDMEEGLLVDSSRPLGCTIRAVAADTKLLAAGGTNGFIQCWKAVEGVSHLFDLKGSHCQNSEFRLWEHEGPVTSLALDLTRIYSGSWDMTVRIWDRVQLTCVMVLRHSDWVWSITPYDTTIASTSGSDVYIWDTTHGTLAGIIPQAHEGNTYALARSHTGDFLFTGGEDGSIHMFDISKCAEDKILKVASWVPHSGPVNSLAFEFPWVVSASSDGKLSLIDVRKLLKSTRLSLMKHQSRKEATIEPPQRMLHGSGGSLFSVDIGGDRIVSGGEDHVVKMWDFSRALERAMRARAQRAIRLENRMRQRRLQTEMIAKSGKTDKYSVVTKKNPINGDRNGIWHNKRSVNGKAKA